One Sodalinema gerasimenkoae IPPAS B-353 DNA segment encodes these proteins:
- a CDS encoding Fur family transcriptional regulator, giving the protein MKSRRTRSQEKILTLLNTQGRSLSAQDIYVKLREQNQSLGLATVYRSLESLKLEGLVQVRTLASGESLYSSRQQDKHHLTCLQCGASIPIGECPVHDLEHRLQDKHQFKIFYHTLEFFGLCEACIEDNTSD; this is encoded by the coding sequence ATGAAAAGCCGTCGCACCCGTTCCCAGGAAAAAATCCTCACCCTCCTCAACACTCAAGGGCGATCGCTCTCCGCCCAAGATATCTATGTCAAGTTACGGGAGCAAAATCAAAGTCTGGGGTTAGCGACCGTCTATCGTTCTCTCGAATCCCTTAAACTCGAAGGCTTAGTCCAAGTTCGTACCCTCGCCAGTGGTGAATCCCTCTATAGTTCCCGCCAACAGGACAAACACCACCTCACCTGTCTCCAATGTGGTGCCTCAATCCCCATCGGGGAATGTCCCGTCCATGACCTAGAACATCGCCTACAAGACAAACATCAGTTCAAAATCTTCTACCACACCCTAGAGTTCTTTGGACTCTGTGAGGCTTGCATAGAGGACAATACAAGCGACTAG
- the purQ gene encoding phosphoribosylformylglycinamidine synthase subunit PurQ — protein sequence MRFGVIVFPGSNCDRDVVYVTQDILKQPTRKVWHQETDLADIDVVVVPGGFSYGDYLRCGAIARFSPIMRSVLDHAQAGKPVLGICNGFQILTEVGLLPGALVRNRDLHFICDRVPLRVEAQGRFWTSAYGGQTQIKLPIAHGEGRYHADADTLAQLEDQGRVLFRYCSPSGAVDESGNPNGSLNNIAGICNEAGNVLGMMPHPERAADAQLGSTDGLGLFEGLLQGQLAAV from the coding sequence ATGAGATTTGGTGTAATTGTCTTTCCTGGCTCAAATTGCGATCGTGATGTCGTCTACGTCACTCAAGATATCCTCAAACAGCCCACCCGCAAAGTCTGGCATCAGGAGACGGATTTAGCAGATATTGATGTGGTGGTGGTTCCGGGCGGCTTTAGCTATGGGGACTATCTCCGCTGTGGGGCGATCGCCCGCTTTTCTCCGATTATGCGATCGGTTCTCGATCATGCCCAGGCAGGTAAGCCGGTGTTGGGGATTTGCAATGGTTTCCAGATCCTCACGGAAGTCGGCTTACTCCCCGGCGCTTTAGTTCGCAATCGGGATCTACATTTTATTTGCGATCGCGTCCCCCTACGAGTAGAGGCTCAAGGGCGATTCTGGACTAGCGCCTATGGTGGCCAAACCCAGATTAAGTTGCCCATCGCTCATGGGGAAGGCCGCTATCATGCCGATGCTGACACCCTAGCTCAACTCGAAGACCAAGGCCGGGTTCTCTTTCGCTACTGTAGCCCCTCAGGAGCAGTGGATGAGTCGGGGAATCCTAACGGCTCGTTAAATAATATTGCGGGAATTTGCAATGAAGCAGGAAATGTGCTAGGTATGATGCCCCACCCTGAACGAGCCGCTGACGCGCAACTGGGGTCTACGGATGGTTTAGGCTTGTTTGAGGGACTGCTTCAGGGTCAACTGGCGGCAGTCTGA
- the purS gene encoding phosphoribosylformylglycinamidine synthase subunit PurS — MSQTYQAQIYVTLRPSVLDPAGTAVQSGLQQLGFTGVAGVRIGKYVELTVTAADEADATQQVDQMCDRLLANPTIENYRFEVQVLTEGVAA, encoded by the coding sequence GTGAGTCAAACTTATCAAGCCCAAATTTATGTCACCCTGCGTCCTTCGGTCTTAGACCCAGCGGGAACGGCAGTGCAATCCGGACTGCAACAACTTGGATTTACGGGGGTTGCCGGGGTCCGCATTGGTAAATATGTGGAACTGACGGTCACGGCGGCGGATGAGGCTGACGCGACGCAACAGGTGGACCAGATGTGCGATCGCCTTCTGGCTAATCCCACCATTGAAAACTATCGCTTTGAGGTTCAGGTGCTGACGGAAGGAGTAGCGGCATGA